The Magnolia sinica isolate HGM2019 chromosome 10, MsV1, whole genome shotgun sequence genome includes a window with the following:
- the LOC131257593 gene encoding uncharacterized protein LOC131257593: protein MAMKRQQNFKNRNSKKLLSPPAAEGSKPRLSEHKQGRWILSIDPERPWTIKITMSENHPLAIKENKKRLSDNEDEEWIPKGRRENHLLMLQDKDLEEEQEDDEPQRTSPSKHMEKVAKKKEEDISPSSSSLITISTDGSGDCTDGVFASVASKVGIVIFISI from the coding sequence ATGGCGATGAAAAGGCAACAGAATTTTAAAAACAGGAACTCGAAAAAGCTTCTCTCACCACCAGCAGCTGAAGGTTCAAAACCAAGGCTTTCAGAGCATAAGCAAGGTAGATGGATTCTTTCGATCGACCCGGAAAGGCCATGGACCATCAAGATCACGATGTCAGAAAACCATCCATTGGCCATAAAAGAGAACAAGAAAAGACTTTCAGACAATGAAGACGAAGAATGGATTCCAAAGGGGAGACGGGAAAACCATCTACTGATGTTGCAAGATAAAGATTTAGAAGAAGAGCAGGAAGATGATGAGCCACAACGGACTTCTCCGTCAAAGCATATGGAAAAGGTTgcgaagaagaaagaggaggatatctctccttcttcttcttctttaattacTATCTCGACCGATGGCAGCGGAGATTGCACCGATGGAGTTTTTGCTAGTGTTGCGAGCAAGGTCGGCATTGTTATTTTCATCTCTATTTGA
- the LOC131217628 gene encoding probable serine/threonine-protein kinase PBL17 — MRLKPCLGIKYMGNCLTVDEPQSASKKQSVEVDRLVASSPTKPNKLIASDISNAVSVPATPKDVEDFRQSAGYNVDIFTYNELKLTTKNFRPDQILGEGGFGIVYKGVIDENVRPGYKSTLVAVKELDPEGFQGDREWLAEVNYLGQLSHPNLVKLIGYCCEDEHRLLVYEYMACGSLEKHLFRRVCLTMPWSTRMKIALGAAKGLAFLHGAERPIIYRDFKTSNILLDSDYNAKLSDFGLAKDGPMGDQTHVSTRVVGTYGYAAPEYVMTGHLTARSDVYGFGVVLLEMLIGRRAMDKSRPSREHNLVEWARPLLSHNRKLMRILDPRMEGQYSSKAAQKVAHLAYQCLSQNPKGRPTMNQVVEILETFQEEALLQGGGSSVTLYEVPKTPTDKSAEGKKQTSKNGCEGEDAQHTEKPAKPVNGCGGDDAQFRAKPPNGRSKSETAIDSDLYSPSSPDIEPQQRKSFSTINVGGKRPVDEADLYKF; from the exons ATGAGATTGAAACCGTGCCTGGGAATCAAATACATGGGGAACTGCCTTACCGTAGATGAGCCGCAATCTGCTTCTAAAAAGCAGTCAg TTGAAGTAGACCGTCTTGTGGCTTCATCTCCCACCAAGCCAAACAAGCTGATTGCTTCCGACATCAGCAATGCCGTAAGTGTGCCGGCAACTCCCAAAGATGTTGAGGATTTTCGGCAGAGTGCTGGATACAATGTCGACATTTTTACATACAACGAGCTGAAATTGACGACCAAGAACTTCCGGCCAGATCAGATTCTGGGTGAGGGTGGGTTTGGGATCGTCTATAAAGGTGTTATAGATGAGAATGTCAGGCCAGGTTATAAGTCCACACTAGTTGCCGTTAAAGAGCTTGATCCGGAGGGTTTTCAGGGTGATAGAGAATGGCTG gCAGAGGTCAACTATCTTGGGCAGCTCAGCCACCCAAATCTCGTCAAATTAATTGGCTACTGCTGTGAGGATGAGCACCGGCTTTTGGTCTATGAATATATGGCCTGTGGAAGCCTCGAAAAGCACCTTTTCCGAC GAGTATGCCTTACAATGCCTTGGTCTACTAGAATGAAGATTGCATTGGGTGCAGCAAAAGGGcttgcctttcttcatggagcaGAAAGGCCAATAATCTATCGTGACTTCAAGACATCAAACATCTTGCTGGATTCA GACTATAATGCCAAGCTTTCAGACTTTGGGCTTGCAAAAGATGGGCCTATGGGAGACCAAACCCACGTTTCCACACGAGTTGTGGGTACTTATGGATATGCAGCGCCAGAGTACGTAATGACAG GTCATCTTACAGCTCGAAGTGATGTCTACGGTTTTGGAGTCGTGCTCCTCGAGATGCTCATCGGGCGAAGAGCAATGGACAAAAGCCGGCCAAGCCGAGAACACAACCTGGTCGAGTGGGCCCGCCCACTCCTAAGCCACAACAGGAAGTTGATGAGGATCTTGGATCCAAGAATGGAAGGCCAGTACTCATCGAAAGCTGCCCAAAAGGTGGCACACCTGGCCTACCAGTGCCTTAGTCAAAACCCCAAAGGGCGGCCCACCATGAACCAGGTGGTGGAGATCCTGGAGACATTCCAAGAGGAAGCACTGCTCCAGGGCGGAGGCAGCAGTGTCACGCTTTACGAGGTTCCCAAAACCCCAACAGATAAATCTGCAGAAGGAAAGAAGCAAACAAGCAAGAATGGCTGTGAAGGAGAGGATGCCCAACACACAGAAAAACCAGCAAAACCAGTGAATGGATGTGGAGGAGATGATGCGCAATTCAGAGCAAAACCACCAAATGGAAGGAGCAAAAGCGAGACGGCTATAGACTCTGATCTGTATAGCCCTTCTTCACCTGACATTGAACCCCAGCAGAGGAAGTCCTTTTCCACAATAAATGTAGGTGGGAAACGACCTGTGGACGAAGCTGATCTGTATAAGTTCTGA